In the Wyeomyia smithii strain HCP4-BCI-WySm-NY-G18 chromosome 2, ASM2978416v1, whole genome shotgun sequence genome, one interval contains:
- the LOC129720395 gene encoding uncharacterized protein LOC129720395, with protein sequence MANVTVLFEYEEPEYCRLCLSEPSDDNELTKIGQSRICGEDGAIPVIESLLLIKLDPRTDSNSLICSTCLESLEEFHRYSIRCRANNVKLQKRTHERNQRQIALAKNAIDHTNVLDEVNEGDPIKVIIRMNAAGKSSIRVEIHKGPQQGEIKREILSPAAKQPQKTDDRKEAISTKSSRNKAGSGKLVMLPAAQFYFYHATNDSYGFIYGGYRYQNSVSRKKRTYWVCEQRKSHDCSTLLVTDKKYTLFFVNVGHNHDPPALRDNLIIYKPASVLSEVIQHEQIREQELTTRKAKQLETQVKQESSDSEDEDTCDEIFEISDSDDFDILTEAAIKVDSDEDEKPKASTSSLTKIRVDAGESMYVIEELA encoded by the exons ATGGCCAACGTAACGGTGTTGTTCGAGTACGAGGAACCGGAATACTGCCGGTTGTGTTTATCCGAACCGAGCGACGACAATGAATTAACGAAAATTGGCCAGAGTCGCATCTGCGGAGAGGACGGTGCCATTCCTGTGATTGAATCATTACTGCTAATCAAG CTGGACCCTAGAACCGATTCCAACTCGCTAATTTGCTCTACATGTTTGGAAAGTCTGGAAGAGTTTCATCGCTACAGCATTCGATGCCGTGCGAATAATGTAAAGCTACAGAAGAGAACCCACGAGCGAAATCAGCGGCAGATTGCACTGGCGAAAAATGCCATCGATCACACTAACGTGCTCGATGAAGTCAACGAAGGAGATCCCATCAAGGTGATTATACGGATGAATGCCGCTGGTAAATCGTCCATTCGAGTAGAGATTCATAAGGGCCCGCAGCAAGGTGAAATCAAGCGTGAGATATTGAGTCCAGCTGCAAAGCAGCCCCAGAAAACTGACGATCGCAAGGAAGCGATCTCAACCAAGTCGTCTCGAAACAAAGCCGGATCCGGCAAACTAGTGATGTTACCCGCAGCGCAATTCTATTTTTATCATGCAACCAACGACAGTTACGGATTTATCTACGGTGGTTACCGGTATCAAAACTCCGTTTCGCGAAAAAAGCGAACTTATTGGGTTTGCGAGCAGCGCAAAAGTCACGACTGTTCTACGCTGCTAGTAACGGACAAGAAATATACGCTCTTTTTCGTCAACGTTGGTCACAACCACGATCCGCCTGCACTGCGGGACAACCTCATCATATACAAACCGGCAAGTGTGCTGTCCGAAGTAATACAACACGAACAAATTCGAGAGCAAGAATTGACGACACGC AAAGCTAAACAACTGGAGACGCAAGTTAAACAGGAATCCTCCGATTCTGAAGACGAGGACACATGCGATGAGATATTTGAAATATCTGACTCGGATGATTTCGACATTCTTACGGAGGCAGCAATTAAAGTAGACTCAGATGAAGACGAAAAGCCCAAGGCGTCCACGTCATCGCTAACAAAAATTCGGGTTGACGCGGGTGAATCCATGTATGTTATTGAAGAACTTGCTTAA
- the LOC129720400 gene encoding small integral membrane protein 20, with protein sequence MAPPVLRGRNYVLFIGGIVGLIGLACYPIIIEPMMNPEKYKKLQQQNRAGIRQEDVQPGNMRVWSDPFKPRTDRPT encoded by the exons ATGGCCCCACCCGTGCTTAGAGGTCGAAACTATGTGCTATTTATTGGCGGAATCGTGGGATTGATTGGCTTGGCCTGCTACCCAATCATAATCGAGCCCATGATGAATCCGGAAAAATATA AGAAACTACAGCAGCAAAATCGTGCCGGCATTAGGCAGGAAGATGTGCAACCTGGAA ATATGCGAGTGTGGAGCGATCCATTTAAACCTAGGACAGACCGACCTACGTAG
- the LOC129720392 gene encoding trifunctional enzyme subunit beta, mitochondrial — protein sequence MAYQLFKLGSSISGNLTKTALRSISTTGVICEPRKVPDKTGKNVVLVDGVRTPFLMSGTGYSKLMPHELARHSLLSLLRKTKIDKEVIDYIVYGTVIQEVKTSNIAREAALAAGFSNKTPAHTVTMACISSNQAITTGIGLIATGTYDSIVAGGVEFMSDVPIRHSRKMRSLMLRANKAKSVGQRLQLLASIRPDFFVPELPAVAEFSSGETMGHSADRLAASFNASRQEQDDYALRSHTLAKEAQDKGYMTDLVPFKVAGVDKTVDKDNGIRVSSKEALAKLKPAFVKPYGTVTAANASFLTDGASACLVMTEAKAKELGLRPKAYLRDFLYVSQDPIDQLLLGPAYGIPKLLKKAGLTLKDIDSWEIHEAFAGQIIANLKALDSDYFCKNYLGLNEKFGTPDLTKWNNWGGSLSIGHPFAATGVRLCMHTANRLVRENGQLGVIAACAAGGQGVAMLLERHPDATAE from the exons ATGGCCTACCAATTATTCAAACTTGGATCTTCTATATCCGGCAATTTGACCAAAACCG CTCTGCGAAGCATCAGCACTACCGGAGTTATCTGTGAACCGAGAAAAGTTCCCGATAAGACTGGCAAAAATGTTGTTTTGGTCGATGGCGTTAGAACTCCGTTTCTGATGTCCGGTACGGGTTACTCCAAACTCATGCCCCACGAGCTGGCTCGTCATTCATTGCT GAGCCTTTTGCGCAAAACCAAGATCGACAAGGAAGTGATCGACTACATTGTGTACGGAACCGTTATCCAGGAGGTGAAAACATCGAACATTGCACGCGAGGCCGCACTAGCAGCCGGTTTCAGTAACAAAACGCCCGCTCACACGGTCACAATGGCTTGCATCAGCTCGAATCAGGCCATTACCACCGGTATTGGTCTGATAGCAACCGGAACGTACGACTCGATCGTCGCCGGTGGCGTTGAGTTTATGTCCGACGTACCGATCCGTCACAGTCGGAAGATGCGTTCGTTGATGCTGCGAGCAAACAAGGCTAAATCGGTTGGCCAGCGGTTGCAGCTGTTGGCTTCAATTCGTCCGGATTTCTTCGTGCCGGAATTACCGGCAGTGGCGGAGTTTTCCTCTGGGGAAACTATGGGCCACTCAGCAGATCGGCTCGCTGCGTCGTTTAACGCTAGCCGCCAAGAGCAGGATGATTATGCGCTCAGATCGCACACGTTGGCCAAGGAAGCTCAAGATAAAGGCTACATGACTGATCTGGTTCCATTTAAGGTGGCTGGAGTTGATAAGACCGTTGACAAAGATAATGGAATTCGAGTTTCCAGTAAGGAAGCTTTAGCGAAACTGAAACCTGCTTTTGTGAAACCATACGGAACAGTTACTGCTGCTAATGCATCGTTCCTGACAGACGGTGCTTCCGCTTGTCTGGTCATGACGGAAGCCAAAGCCAAGGAGCTCGGACTGCGTCCGAAGGCGTATCTGCGGGATTTCTTGTACGTTTCCCAAGATCCCATCGATCAGTTGTTGCTTGGTCCGGCTTACGGTATTCCGAAGCTGTTGAAGAAAGCCGGACTCACACTGAAAGACATCGACTCATGGGAAATCCATGAAGCTTTTGCG GGTCAAATCATCGCCAATCTGAAAGCACTTGATTCCGACTACTTCTGCAAGAATTATCTCGGATTAAACGAAAAGTTCGGCACCCCGGATTTGACCAAATGGAACAACTGGGGCGGCTCCCTATCGATCGGACATCCGTTCGCGGCAACTGGAGTGCGACTGTGCATGCACACG GCAAACCGACTGGTGCGGGAAAACGGCCAGCTGGGAGTGATTGCTGCCTGCGCCGCCGGAGGACAGGGTGTGGCAATGCTACTCGAGCGGCATCCGGATGCCACTGCTGAGTGA
- the LOC129720390 gene encoding uncharacterized protein LOC129720390 isoform X1 yields MHSAIGMELELQPNSSELDFCRMCLSNIYELHHLFPDGSTGSTNNLLLAKIRLLAEVTLSPSEELEAHICSNCVQKLEDFHAFRVQCKASDVQVRKMRVARKRLREEEEQRRNDTAAAKDKRKKVQSNGDKEPEAPTSKRLRIETPPVLLAGGSTLGGVFDLVQYCADGDIPGDYRLLAQGFVYKHESLLSWRCEMATTEKCDALLEIDPDFKKFHVNMKHSHVKLDKDADGRTFEKITPQICTFLAKLQLQQYDISETPVVGERPADATADDSDIDLVAQELYDDSVPENLPGVPVDQMISARGIHVVHSGDKPTITMNGFTYLQEAVIKGIKPEQIRWRCEEENCQGMIVTTKDFRSYALGKPHKHVPRSVVSDSSSSNRSRSVSRNDEPLLEVMREVPEEVTPKNRSTTFTGMRTAGGVSLVEEFKKTGADHSFFKASDGSYHMFHDNFFYKRNYAYSSEGGETMWKCTTESCPGTLIAFKYMKKLVGGVPHNHDPIRTGTGEVAPSTSTSTPQVEQDSAKTGQVDISEIGFYRNTKNVISLLYEGFSYSLQNFLPSGNSFWNCTWNKCGGRIQAGSHFEFLKSEKRHFHNPPALATPKSWIPPPAAIKELLDKVKLNEEIRRKIQAPPTLCYSELKDKMDKKSSHNRAKTVNLTDEISQTVLMCT; encoded by the exons ATGCATTCGGCTATTGGAATGGAGTTGGAGCTACAACCAAACTCCTCTGAGTTGGACTTCTGCCGTATGTGTCTCTCAAATATATATGAGCTTCACCACCTTTTCCCGGATGGTTCGACGGGAAGTACGAATAACTTGCTGCTGGCCAAGATTCGGTTGTTGGCGGAAGTGACG CTCTCACCATCCGAGGAGCTGGAGGCTCACATTTGCTCTAACTGCGTGCAAAAGCTGGAAGATTTTCATGCCTTTCGAGTACAGTGCAAGGCTAGCGATGTCCAGGTACGCAAAATGAGAGTTGCACGGAAGCGGTTGAGAGAGGAGGAagaacaacggcgaaatgataCTGCTGCAGCCAAGGACAAACGAAAAAAGGTGCAGAGCAACGGGGATAAAGAACCGGAAGCCCCCACTAGCAAAAGATTGCGCATTGAAACACCGCCCGTTTTGCTGGCCGGTGGCTCCACGCTGGGTGGTGTTTTCGATTTGGTTCAGTATTGCGCGGATGGTGACATTCCCGGCGATTATCGCCTGCTAGCACAGGGCTTCGTGTATAAGCATGAGAGTCTGCTAAGCTGGCGCTGCGAAATGGCCACGACGGAAAAGTGCGATGCTCTGTTGGAAATCGATCCGGACTTCAAGAAATTTCACGTCAACATGAAACACAGCCACGTCAAGCTGGACAAGGACGCCGATGGACG GACATTTGAAAAGATAACACCCCAAATATGCACCTTTTTGGCGAAACTGCAACTGCAGCAGTACGACATTTCCGAAACACCAGTTGTAGGCGAGAGACCGGCCGATGCCACAGCCGACGATTCCGATATCGACCTGGTCGCCCAGGAACTGTACGACGACTCGGTACCCGAAAACCTACCGGGTGTTCCGGTGGATCAGATGATTTCCGCGCGGGGCATCCACGTGGTCCACTCAGGCGACAAACCGACGATCACGATGAATGGCTTCACCTATCTGCAGGAAGCGGTAATCAAAGGCATTAAACCGGAGCAGATTCGTTGGCGATGTGAAGAGGAAAACTGCCAGGGGATGATTGTGACTACCAAAGATTTTCGTAGTTATGCCCTTGGGAAACCGCATAAACATGTGCCGCGATCGGTGGTCTCAGATTCGTCTTCATCGAATCGTTCCAGATCTGTTAGCCGTAACGATGAGCCTCTGTTGGAAGTCATGAGAGAAGTGCCCGAAGAAGTTACTCCCAAGAACAGATCGACCACCTTCACCGGAATGCGAACGGCAGGCGGAGTTTCGTTGGTTGAAGAGTTCAAGAAAACTGGCGCCGACCACAGCTTCTTCAAAGCATCGGATGGATCCTACCATATGTTCCAcgataactttttctacaagcgaAACTATGCCTATTCCTCAGAGGGAGGAGAAACAATGTGGAAATGCACTACAGAAAGTTGCCCTGGCACATTGATTGCTTTCAAGTACATGAAAAAATTGGTCGGAGGTGTACCGCACAATCATGACCCGATTCGCACCGGAACGGGAGAAGTGGCGCCATCCACATCGACCAGCACACCGCAAGTGGAACAGGACAGCGCAAAAACCGGCCAGGTTGACATCAGCGAAATCGGTTTCTATCGTAACACGAAAAACGTAATATCGCTTCTCTACGAAGGCTTCAGTTACAGTCTGCAGAATTTCCTTCCATCCGGCAACAGTTTCTGGAACTGTACATGGAACAAGTGCGGTGGACGAATACAAGCCGGATCGCATTTTGAATTCTTGAAATCGGAAAAGCGACATTTCCACAACCCTCCAGCATTGGCGACGCCAAAAAGCTGGATTCCACCACCGGCGGCCATTAAGGAGTTACTTGACAAGGTTAAACTGAATGAGGAAATTAGACGTAAGATTCAGGCTCCGCCCACATTATGCTATTCGGAACTAAAGG ATAAAATGGACAAGAAGTCGTCTCATAATCGGGCTAAGACCGTAAATCTTACAGATGAG ATCAGTCAAACTGTTTTGATGTGCACGTAG
- the LOC129720390 gene encoding uncharacterized protein LOC129720390 isoform X2 codes for MHSAIGMELELQPNSSELDFCRMCLSNIYELHHLFPDGSTGSTNNLLLAKIRLLAEVTLSPSEELEAHICSNCVQKLEDFHAFRVQCKASDVQVRKMRVARKRLREEEEQRRNDTAAAKDKRKKVQSNGDKEPEAPTSKRLRIETPPVLLAGGSTLGGVFDLVQYCADGDIPGDYRLLAQGFVYKHESLLSWRCEMATTEKCDALLEIDPDFKKFHVNMKHSHVKLDKDADGRTFEKITPQICTFLAKLQLQQYDISETPVVGERPADATADDSDIDLVAQELYDDSVPENLPGVPVDQMISARGIHVVHSGDKPTITMNGFTYLQEAVIKGIKPEQIRWRCEEENCQGMIVTTKDFRSYALGKPHKHVPRSVVSDSSSSNRSRSVSRNDEPLLEVMREVPEEVTPKNRSTTFTGMRTAGGVSLVEEFKKTGADHSFFKASDGSYHMFHDNFFYKRNYAYSSEGGETMWKCTTESCPGTLIAFKYMKKLVGGVPHNHDPIRTGTGEVAPSTSTSTPQVEQDSAKTGQVDISEIGFYRNTKNVISLLYEGFSYSLQNFLPSGNSFWNCTWNKCGGRIQAGSHFEFLKSEKRHFHNPPALATPKSWIPPPAAIKELLDKVKLNEEIRRKIQAPPTLCYSELKDKMDKKSSHNRAKTVNLTDEN; via the exons ATGCATTCGGCTATTGGAATGGAGTTGGAGCTACAACCAAACTCCTCTGAGTTGGACTTCTGCCGTATGTGTCTCTCAAATATATATGAGCTTCACCACCTTTTCCCGGATGGTTCGACGGGAAGTACGAATAACTTGCTGCTGGCCAAGATTCGGTTGTTGGCGGAAGTGACG CTCTCACCATCCGAGGAGCTGGAGGCTCACATTTGCTCTAACTGCGTGCAAAAGCTGGAAGATTTTCATGCCTTTCGAGTACAGTGCAAGGCTAGCGATGTCCAGGTACGCAAAATGAGAGTTGCACGGAAGCGGTTGAGAGAGGAGGAagaacaacggcgaaatgataCTGCTGCAGCCAAGGACAAACGAAAAAAGGTGCAGAGCAACGGGGATAAAGAACCGGAAGCCCCCACTAGCAAAAGATTGCGCATTGAAACACCGCCCGTTTTGCTGGCCGGTGGCTCCACGCTGGGTGGTGTTTTCGATTTGGTTCAGTATTGCGCGGATGGTGACATTCCCGGCGATTATCGCCTGCTAGCACAGGGCTTCGTGTATAAGCATGAGAGTCTGCTAAGCTGGCGCTGCGAAATGGCCACGACGGAAAAGTGCGATGCTCTGTTGGAAATCGATCCGGACTTCAAGAAATTTCACGTCAACATGAAACACAGCCACGTCAAGCTGGACAAGGACGCCGATGGACG GACATTTGAAAAGATAACACCCCAAATATGCACCTTTTTGGCGAAACTGCAACTGCAGCAGTACGACATTTCCGAAACACCAGTTGTAGGCGAGAGACCGGCCGATGCCACAGCCGACGATTCCGATATCGACCTGGTCGCCCAGGAACTGTACGACGACTCGGTACCCGAAAACCTACCGGGTGTTCCGGTGGATCAGATGATTTCCGCGCGGGGCATCCACGTGGTCCACTCAGGCGACAAACCGACGATCACGATGAATGGCTTCACCTATCTGCAGGAAGCGGTAATCAAAGGCATTAAACCGGAGCAGATTCGTTGGCGATGTGAAGAGGAAAACTGCCAGGGGATGATTGTGACTACCAAAGATTTTCGTAGTTATGCCCTTGGGAAACCGCATAAACATGTGCCGCGATCGGTGGTCTCAGATTCGTCTTCATCGAATCGTTCCAGATCTGTTAGCCGTAACGATGAGCCTCTGTTGGAAGTCATGAGAGAAGTGCCCGAAGAAGTTACTCCCAAGAACAGATCGACCACCTTCACCGGAATGCGAACGGCAGGCGGAGTTTCGTTGGTTGAAGAGTTCAAGAAAACTGGCGCCGACCACAGCTTCTTCAAAGCATCGGATGGATCCTACCATATGTTCCAcgataactttttctacaagcgaAACTATGCCTATTCCTCAGAGGGAGGAGAAACAATGTGGAAATGCACTACAGAAAGTTGCCCTGGCACATTGATTGCTTTCAAGTACATGAAAAAATTGGTCGGAGGTGTACCGCACAATCATGACCCGATTCGCACCGGAACGGGAGAAGTGGCGCCATCCACATCGACCAGCACACCGCAAGTGGAACAGGACAGCGCAAAAACCGGCCAGGTTGACATCAGCGAAATCGGTTTCTATCGTAACACGAAAAACGTAATATCGCTTCTCTACGAAGGCTTCAGTTACAGTCTGCAGAATTTCCTTCCATCCGGCAACAGTTTCTGGAACTGTACATGGAACAAGTGCGGTGGACGAATACAAGCCGGATCGCATTTTGAATTCTTGAAATCGGAAAAGCGACATTTCCACAACCCTCCAGCATTGGCGACGCCAAAAAGCTGGATTCCACCACCGGCGGCCATTAAGGAGTTACTTGACAAGGTTAAACTGAATGAGGAAATTAGACGTAAGATTCAGGCTCCGCCCACATTATGCTATTCGGAACTAAAGG ATAAAATGGACAAGAAGTCGTCTCATAATCGGGCTAAGACCGTAAATCTTACAGATGAG AATTAG